A region from the Enterobacter roggenkampii genome encodes:
- the metA gene encoding homoserine O-acetyltransferase MetA gives MPIRVQDELPAVNFLREENVFVMTTSRATGQEIRPLKVLILNLMPKKIETENQFLRLLSNSPLQVDIQLLRIDARESRNTPSEHLNNFYCNFDDIQGENFDGLIVTGAPLGLVEFNDVAYWPQIKQVLEWAKDHVTSTLFVCWAVQAALNILYGIPKQTRTEKLSGVYEHHILHPHALLTRGFDDSFLAPHSRYADFPAQLIRDYTDLEILAETEDGDAYLFASKDKRIAFVTGHPEYDPHTLASEYFRDVEAGLNPDVPYNYFPKDDPQNKPRATWRSHGNLLFTNWLNYYVYQITPYDLRHMNPTLE, from the coding sequence ATGCCGATTCGGGTGCAGGACGAGCTACCAGCCGTCAATTTCTTGCGTGAAGAAAATGTCTTTGTGATGACGACTTCACGTGCGACAGGTCAGGAAATTCGCCCGCTGAAGGTGCTTATTCTCAATCTGATGCCCAAAAAGATCGAAACAGAAAACCAGTTCCTGCGTCTGCTGTCGAACTCCCCGCTGCAGGTTGATATTCAACTGCTGCGGATCGACGCTCGTGAGTCTCGCAACACGCCTTCTGAGCACCTGAACAACTTCTACTGCAACTTTGATGACATTCAGGGTGAAAACTTCGACGGATTGATTGTGACCGGCGCGCCGCTCGGCCTGGTGGAATTTAACGATGTCGCTTACTGGCCGCAGATCAAACAGGTGCTGGAATGGGCAAAAGATCACGTCACGTCCACGCTGTTTGTCTGTTGGGCGGTACAAGCCGCACTGAATATTCTGTATGGCATCCCCAAGCAAACCCGCACTGAAAAGCTCTCCGGCGTATACGAACATCATATTCTCCATCCCCATGCGTTGCTGACGCGCGGGTTTGATGATTCTTTCCTGGCTCCGCATTCTCGCTACGCCGATTTCCCGGCCCAGCTGATTCGTGATTACACCGATCTGGAGATCCTGGCCGAAACGGAAGATGGGGACGCTTACCTGTTTGCCAGTAAAGATAAGCGCATTGCCTTTGTGACCGGACATCCTGAGTACGATCCGCACACCCTGGCGTCAGAGTATTTCCGTGATGTTGAAGCGGGTCTTAACCCGGATGTCCCTTACAACTATTTCCCGAAAGACGATCCGCAAAACAAACCGAGAGCGACCTGGCGCAGCCACGGGAATTTGCTTTTTACTAACTGGCTCAACTATTACGTCTACCAGATAACACCATACGATCTGCGTCACATGAATCCAACGCTGGAGTAA
- the aceK gene encoding bifunctional isocitrate dehydrogenase kinase/phosphatase, which yields MSRGLELLIAQTILQGFDAQYGRFLEVTSGAQQRFEHADWHAVQQAMKQRIHLYDHHVGLVVEQLRCITDGKSPDAEFLLRVKEHYTHLLPDYPRFEIAESFFNSVYCRLFDHRSLSPERLFIFSSQPERRFRTIPRPLAKDFFPEHGWEKLLHRVLTDLPLRLPWENKTRDIGYIHAHLKEAFGAEVLSHSHLQVANELFYRNKAAWLVGKLVTPTAIVPFLLPIHRTDDGELFVDTCLTTSAEASIVFGFARSYFMVYAPLPAALVEWLREILPGKTTAELYMAIGCQKHAKTESYREYLRYVTTADEQFIEAPGIRGMVMLVFTLPGFDRVFKVIKDRFAPQKEMTAAHVRACYQLVKEHDRVGRMADTQEFENFVLDKQQIDPALMALLLQEAPAKITDLGDKIAISHLYIERRMVPLNIWLEQSDGQALRDAIEEYGNAIRQLAAANIFPGDMLFKNFGVTRHGRVVFYDYDEICYMTEVNFRDIPPPRYPEDELSSEPWYSVSPGDVFPEEFRHWLCADPRIGPLFEEMHADLFRASYWRGLQTRIKNGHVEDVYAYRRKQRFCIRFSEGIM from the coding sequence ATGTCGCGTGGCCTGGAATTACTGATTGCCCAAACTATTTTGCAGGGCTTCGATGCCCAGTATGGTCGTTTTCTGGAAGTAACCTCCGGCGCCCAGCAGCGCTTCGAACACGCAGACTGGCATGCGGTTCAGCAGGCCATGAAGCAGCGTATCCATCTTTATGACCACCACGTGGGTCTGGTGGTGGAGCAGCTGCGCTGTATTACCGACGGTAAAAGTCCGGACGCGGAATTTTTACTGCGCGTAAAAGAGCATTACACCCATCTGTTACCCGACTACCCGCGCTTCGAGATTGCGGAGAGCTTTTTCAACTCCGTCTATTGCCGGTTATTTGACCACCGCTCATTATCTCCTGAGCGGTTATTTATCTTTAGCTCCCAGCCTGAACGGCGCTTTCGTACCATTCCCCGTCCGCTGGCGAAAGATTTCTTTCCCGAGCACGGATGGGAAAAGCTCCTGCACCGCGTGCTGACGGATTTGCCGCTGCGCCTGCCCTGGGAGAATAAAACCCGGGATATCGGGTATATCCACGCCCATCTCAAAGAAGCATTCGGCGCGGAGGTGCTCAGCCACAGCCATTTGCAGGTGGCCAACGAGCTTTTCTACCGCAATAAAGCCGCCTGGCTGGTGGGCAAACTGGTTACGCCGACGGCTATTGTGCCGTTTCTGCTGCCCATTCATCGTACCGACGACGGGGAACTGTTTGTTGATACCTGCCTGACTACCAGCGCCGAGGCCAGCATCGTGTTTGGCTTCGCCCGTTCCTATTTTATGGTGTACGCTCCGCTGCCCGCCGCGCTGGTGGAGTGGCTGCGCGAGATCCTGCCGGGCAAAACCACGGCCGAGCTGTATATGGCCATTGGCTGCCAGAAGCACGCTAAAACGGAAAGCTACCGGGAGTACCTGCGCTATGTCACCACGGCCGATGAGCAGTTCATCGAAGCGCCCGGCATTCGCGGCATGGTGATGCTGGTGTTTACGCTGCCGGGCTTCGACCGGGTCTTTAAGGTGATTAAGGACAGATTCGCGCCGCAGAAAGAGATGACCGCCGCGCACGTCCGCGCCTGCTACCAGCTGGTTAAGGAGCACGACCGCGTCGGGCGCATGGCGGATACTCAGGAATTCGAAAACTTTGTGCTGGATAAGCAGCAGATCGATCCGGCGCTCATGGCGCTTTTACTGCAGGAAGCACCCGCCAAAATCACCGATCTTGGCGATAAAATCGCAATCAGCCATCTCTACATTGAACGTCGCATGGTGCCGCTGAATATCTGGCTGGAGCAGTCCGACGGTCAGGCTTTAAGAGATGCGATTGAAGAGTACGGCAACGCGATTCGCCAGCTTGCCGCCGCCAATATCTTCCCGGGCGATATGCTGTTCAAAAACTTCGGCGTCACCCGTCACGGACGGGTAGTGTTCTACGATTACGACGAAATTTGCTACATGACCGAGGTGAACTTCCGCGACATCCCACCGCCCCGCTACCCGGAAGATGAGCTTTCCAGCGAGCCGTGGTACAGCGTTTCGCCGGGCGATGTGTTTCCCGAAGAGTTTCGCCACTGGCTCTGCGCCGATCCGCGCATCGGGCCGCTATTCGAAGAGATGCATGCCGATCTGTTTCGCGCCAGCTACTGGCGGGGACTGCAAACGCGGATCAAAAACGGGCACGTGGAAGATGTGTACGCTTACCGCCGTAAGCAGCGGTTTTGCATCCGGTTTTCAGAGGGCATCATGTAG
- the iclR gene encoding glyoxylate bypass operon transcriptional repressor IclR — MVATVPAKRGRKPAATTAAAQQGGQVQSLTRGLKLLEWIAESHSSVALTELAQQAGLPNSTTHRLLTTMQQLGFVRQVGELGHWAVGAHAFIVGSSFLQSRNLLAIVHPILRKLMEESGETVNLAVLDQSDHQAIIIDQVQCTQLMRMSAPIGGKLPMHASGAGKAFLSQLTEEQVTGLLHRKGLHAYTHATLVSPVHLKEDLALTRKRGYSFDDEEHALGLRCIAACIFDEHREPFAAISISGPISRMTDDRVTELGALVIKAAKEVTLAYGGIR, encoded by the coding sequence ATGGTCGCGACCGTTCCCGCTAAACGCGGCAGAAAACCTGCTGCCACCACCGCTGCCGCACAACAGGGTGGACAGGTTCAATCGCTCACGCGCGGTCTGAAGCTGCTGGAGTGGATAGCCGAGTCGCACAGCAGCGTGGCCCTGACGGAGCTGGCCCAGCAGGCTGGCCTGCCGAACTCCACGACGCACCGCCTGCTGACCACCATGCAGCAGCTGGGCTTTGTCCGCCAGGTAGGCGAGCTGGGGCACTGGGCGGTGGGCGCGCATGCGTTTATCGTGGGCAGCAGCTTCCTGCAGAGCCGTAACCTGCTGGCGATTGTGCACCCGATTCTGCGCAAATTGATGGAAGAGTCGGGCGAGACCGTGAATCTGGCCGTGCTCGACCAGAGCGACCATCAGGCGATTATCATCGACCAGGTTCAGTGCACGCAGCTGATGCGCATGTCCGCGCCGATTGGCGGCAAGCTGCCGATGCATGCCTCAGGGGCGGGTAAAGCGTTCCTCTCGCAGCTGACCGAGGAGCAGGTGACGGGGCTGCTGCACCGTAAAGGACTGCATGCTTATACCCACGCCACGCTGGTTTCGCCGGTGCATCTGAAAGAAGACCTGGCCCTGACCCGCAAGCGCGGCTATTCGTTTGACGACGAGGAGCACGCCCTAGGCCTGCGCTGTATCGCAGCCTGCATTTTTGACGAGCACCGCGAGCCGTTTGCCGCCATCTCTATCTCCGGGCCGATTTCGCGTATGACCGACGATCGGGTCACTGAGTTGGGTGCGCTGGTGATTAAGGCGGCGAAAGAGGTCACGCTGGCGTACGGTGGGATTCGTTAA
- the aceA gene encoding isocitrate lyase — protein MKTRTQQIEELKKEWTQPRWEGIRRPYSAEDVVKLRGSVNPECTLAQNGAAKMWKLLHGGSKKGYINSLGALTGGQALQQAKAGIEAIYLSGWQVAADANLASSMYPDQSLYPANSVPSVVDRINNTFRRADQIQWAAGIEPNDPRFIDYFLPIVADAEAGFGGVLNAFELMKSMIEAGAAAVHFEDQLASVKKCGHMGGKVLVPTQEAVQKLVAARLAADVLGVPTLVIARTDADAADLITSDCDPYDSEFITGERTSEGFYRTHAGIEQAISRGLAYAPYADLVWCETSTPDLALAKRFADAIHAKYPGKLLAYNCSPSFNWQKKLDDKTIASFQQQLSDMGYKYQFITLAGIHSMWFNMFDLAHAYAQGEGMKHYVEKVQQPEFAAGKDGYTFVSHQQEVGTGYFDNVTTIIQGGTSSVTALTGSTEEAQF, from the coding sequence ATGAAAACCCGTACCCAACAAATCGAAGAATTAAAGAAAGAGTGGACACAACCTCGCTGGGAAGGCATCCGCCGCCCGTACAGCGCGGAAGACGTGGTGAAATTACGCGGCTCGGTCAATCCGGAATGCACGCTGGCGCAAAATGGCGCGGCTAAAATGTGGAAGCTGCTGCACGGTGGCTCTAAAAAGGGCTACATCAACAGCCTCGGCGCGCTGACCGGCGGTCAGGCGCTGCAGCAGGCGAAGGCCGGTATTGAGGCTATCTACCTCTCCGGCTGGCAGGTCGCGGCGGACGCCAACCTGGCCTCCAGCATGTACCCGGATCAGTCGCTCTATCCGGCTAACTCCGTGCCGTCGGTCGTGGATCGGATCAACAACACCTTCCGCCGTGCGGATCAGATCCAGTGGGCGGCGGGTATTGAGCCAAACGATCCGCGCTTTATTGACTACTTCCTGCCGATCGTTGCGGATGCGGAAGCGGGCTTCGGCGGCGTGCTGAACGCCTTTGAGCTGATGAAATCGATGATTGAAGCCGGTGCAGCGGCCGTTCACTTCGAAGATCAGCTGGCGTCAGTGAAGAAGTGCGGACATATGGGCGGTAAGGTGCTGGTTCCTACACAGGAAGCGGTTCAGAAGCTGGTTGCCGCGCGTCTGGCTGCTGACGTGCTCGGCGTGCCGACGCTGGTCATTGCCCGTACCGATGCGGACGCGGCTGACCTGATCACCTCTGACTGCGATCCGTACGACAGCGAGTTCATCACCGGCGAGCGCACCAGCGAAGGGTTCTATCGTACCCACGCGGGTATCGAGCAGGCGATCAGCCGCGGTCTGGCGTACGCGCCGTACGCGGACCTGGTCTGGTGTGAAACCTCCACGCCGGATCTGGCGCTGGCAAAACGCTTTGCCGACGCCATTCATGCGAAGTACCCGGGCAAACTGCTGGCCTACAATTGCTCGCCGTCCTTTAACTGGCAGAAAAAGCTGGATGACAAAACCATCGCCAGCTTCCAGCAGCAGCTGTCCGACATGGGCTACAAATACCAGTTCATTACGCTGGCAGGCATCCACAGCATGTGGTTCAACATGTTCGACCTGGCGCACGCCTATGCGCAGGGTGAGGGCATGAAGCACTACGTTGAGAAGGTGCAGCAGCCGGAATTTGCGGCAGGCAAAGACGGTTACACCTTCGTGTCTCACCAGCAGGAGGTGGGCACCGGCTACTTTGATAATGTGACCACGATTATTCAGGGCGGCACCTCCTCCGTCACCGCCTTAACGGGTTCAACGGAAGAAGCACAGTTCTAA
- the aceB gene encoding malate synthase A, with protein MTQQATTVDELAFTQPYGEQEQQVLTAEAVEFLTELVTRFTPQRNKLLAARIHQQQEIDNGKLPGFISETASIRRSEWKIRGIPEDLQDRRVEITGPVERKMVINAMNANVKVFMADFEDSLAPDWRKVIEGQINLRDAVNGTISYTNEAGKIYQLKPNPAVLICRVRGLHLPEKHVTWRGEAIPGSLFDFALYFFHNYKALLAKGSGPYFYLPKTQAWQEAAWWSEVFSYAEDRFNLPRGTIKATLLIETLPAVFQMHEILHALRDHIVGLNCGRWDYIFSYIKTLKNYPDRVLPDRQVVTMDKPFLSAYSRLLIKTCHKRGAFAMGGMAAFIPSKDAERNNQVLNKVKADKELEAHNGHDGTWIAHPGLADTAMEVFNRVLGDNKNQLFVTREDDAPIAEEQLLAPCAGERTEEGMRANIRVAVQYIEAWISGNGCVPIYGLMEDAATAEISRTSIWQWIHHQKTLSNGKPVTKTLFRQMLAEEMRVIQDELGEHRFSSGRFDDAARLMEQITTSDDLIDFLTLPGYRFLA; from the coding sequence ATGACTCAACAGGCAACGACGGTCGATGAACTGGCCTTTACCCAGCCGTATGGCGAGCAAGAACAGCAAGTATTAACGGCAGAAGCGGTAGAATTTCTGACTGAACTGGTGACCCGCTTTACGCCGCAGCGCAATAAGCTGCTGGCGGCACGTATTCATCAGCAGCAGGAAATTGATAACGGCAAGTTGCCTGGTTTTATTTCGGAAACTGCTTCCATTCGTCGTAGCGAGTGGAAAATCCGCGGCATCCCTGAAGATTTACAGGATCGTCGCGTTGAGATCACCGGTCCGGTAGAACGCAAAATGGTGATCAACGCCATGAACGCGAACGTTAAAGTCTTTATGGCCGATTTTGAAGACTCGCTGGCACCGGACTGGCGTAAGGTCATCGAGGGGCAGATCAACCTGCGCGACGCCGTAAACGGCACCATCAGCTATACCAATGAAGCCGGCAAAATATACCAGCTCAAACCGAACCCGGCGGTGCTGATCTGTCGCGTGCGCGGCCTGCACCTGCCCGAAAAACATGTCACCTGGCGTGGAGAAGCCATTCCAGGAAGCCTGTTTGATTTTGCCCTCTATTTCTTCCACAACTACAAAGCCCTGCTGGCGAAAGGCAGCGGCCCGTATTTCTACCTGCCTAAAACGCAGGCCTGGCAGGAAGCGGCCTGGTGGAGCGAGGTCTTCAGCTATGCGGAAGATCGTTTCAACCTGCCGCGCGGCACCATCAAAGCCACCCTGCTGATTGAAACGCTGCCCGCCGTATTCCAGATGCATGAAATCCTGCATGCGCTGCGCGACCACATTGTCGGTCTGAACTGTGGACGCTGGGACTATATTTTCAGCTATATCAAAACCCTGAAAAATTATCCCGATCGCGTGCTCCCCGATCGTCAGGTTGTCACCATGGACAAACCGTTCCTGAGCGCCTATTCGCGTCTGCTGATCAAAACCTGCCACAAGCGCGGTGCCTTTGCGATGGGCGGCATGGCAGCCTTTATCCCGAGCAAAGACGCAGAGCGCAACAATCAGGTGCTCAACAAGGTGAAAGCCGACAAAGAGCTTGAAGCACATAACGGCCACGACGGGACGTGGATCGCCCATCCGGGTTTGGCCGATACGGCGATGGAGGTCTTTAACCGCGTGCTCGGCGACAACAAAAACCAGCTGTTTGTCACCCGTGAAGACGATGCACCAATCGCAGAAGAACAGCTGCTGGCGCCGTGCGCGGGCGAACGGACGGAAGAGGGCATGCGGGCCAATATCCGCGTCGCGGTGCAGTACATCGAAGCGTGGATCTCCGGCAACGGCTGCGTGCCGATCTACGGTCTGATGGAAGATGCTGCGACGGCGGAGATCTCACGTACCTCTATCTGGCAGTGGATCCACCATCAAAAAACGCTTAGCAACGGCAAACCGGTGACCAAGACCCTGTTCCGCCAGATGCTGGCCGAAGAGATGCGGGTGATCCAGGACGAGCTGGGCGAACACCGCTTCAGCAGCGGGCGTTTTGACGACGCTGCGCGCCTGATGGAGCAAATCACCACATCAGATGACTTAATCGACTTCCTGACCCTGCCGGGCTACCGCTTCCTGGCGTAA
- the metH gene encoding methionine synthase: MSSKVEQLRAQLNERILVLDGGMGTMIQGYRLSEGDFRGERFADWPCDLKGNNDLLVLSKPSVIKDIHNAYFEAGADIVETNTFNSTTIAMADYQMESLSAEINFEAAKLARACADEWTARTPDKPRYVAGVLGPTNRTASISPDVNDPAFRNITFDQLVVAYRESTRALVEGGSDLILIETVFDTLNAKAAIYAVKEEFEALGVDLPIMISGTITDASGRTLSGQTTEAFYNSLRHADALSFGLNCALGPDELRQYVQELSRIAECYVTAHPNAGLPNAFGEYDLDADTMAAQIREWAESGFLNIVGGCCGTTPEHIAAMSNAVAGLPPRKLPELPVACRLSGLEPLTIGDDSLFVNVGERTNVTGSAKFKRLIKEEKYSEALDVARQQVESGAQIIDINMDEGMLDAEAAMVRFLNLIAGEPDIARVPIMIDSSKWEVIEKGLKCIQGKGIVNSISMKEGVDTFIHHAKQVRRYGAAVVVMAFDEVGQADTRARKIEICRRAYKILTEEVGFPPEDIIFDPNIFAVATGIEEHNNYAQDFIGACEDIKRELPHALISGGVSNVSFSFRGNDPVREAIHAVFLYYAIRNGMDMGIVNAGQLAIYDDLPAELRDAVEDVILNRRDDATERLLDLAEKYRGSKSDDAANVQQAEWRAWDVKKRLEYSLVKGITEFIEQDTEEARQQSARPIEVIEGPLMDGMNVVGDLFGEGKMFLPQVVKSARVMKQAVAYLEPFIEASKEKGSSNGKMVIATVKGDVHDIGKNIVGVVLQCNNYEIIDLGVMVPADKILKTAREVNADLIGLSGLITPSLDEMVNVAKEMERQGFTIPLLIGGATTSKAHTAVKIEQNYSGPTVYVQNASRTVGVVSALLSDTQRDEFVERTRKEYETVRIQHGRKKPRTPPVSLQAARDNDLAFDWSSYTPPVAHRLGVQEVSASIETLRNYIDWTPFFMTWSLAGKYPRILEDEVVGEEAKRLFNDANDMLDRLSAEKTLNPRGVVGLFPANRVGDDIEIYRDETRTHVLAVSRHLRQQTEKVGFANYCLADFVAPKLSGKADYIGAFAVTGGLEEDALADAFEAQHDDYNKIMVKAIADRLAEAFAEYLHERVRKVHWGYAANENLSNEELIRENYQGIRPAPGYPACPEHTEKGTIWQLLDVEAHTGMKLTESYAMWPGASVSGWYFSHPDSKYFAVAQLQRDQIEDYALRKGMSVSEVERWLAPNLGYDAD, from the coding sequence GTGAGCAGCAAAGTAGAGCAACTGCGTGCGCAGTTAAATGAACGAATTCTGGTGCTGGACGGCGGCATGGGCACCATGATCCAGGGCTATCGTCTGAGTGAAGGCGATTTCCGCGGCGAACGCTTCGCCGACTGGCCCTGCGACCTGAAAGGGAACAACGACCTGCTGGTGCTCAGCAAGCCGTCCGTGATCAAGGATATCCACAACGCCTACTTCGAAGCGGGTGCGGATATCGTTGAAACCAACACCTTTAACTCGACAACCATCGCCATGGCGGATTACCAGATGGAATCCCTGTCGGCGGAGATCAACTTTGAAGCCGCAAAGCTTGCGCGCGCCTGCGCCGACGAGTGGACGGCCCGCACGCCGGATAAGCCGCGCTACGTTGCCGGGGTGCTTGGCCCGACGAACCGCACCGCGTCGATTTCACCGGACGTCAACGACCCGGCGTTCCGTAATATCACCTTTGACCAGCTGGTTGTTGCCTACCGTGAATCGACCAGAGCGCTGGTGGAAGGCGGTTCCGATCTGATCCTGATTGAAACGGTATTCGACACCCTCAACGCCAAGGCCGCGATTTACGCGGTGAAAGAGGAGTTCGAGGCGCTGGGCGTTGACCTGCCGATCATGATTTCCGGCACCATCACCGATGCCTCCGGCCGTACCCTGTCCGGCCAGACCACCGAAGCGTTTTATAACTCCCTGCGCCACGCCGACGCGCTCTCCTTCGGCCTGAACTGCGCGCTGGGCCCGGACGAGCTACGCCAGTACGTGCAGGAGCTGTCGCGCATTGCGGAATGCTACGTTACCGCGCACCCGAACGCCGGTCTGCCGAACGCCTTCGGTGAATACGATCTGGATGCCGACACCATGGCGGCACAAATCCGCGAGTGGGCCGAGTCTGGATTTCTCAACATCGTCGGCGGCTGCTGCGGCACCACGCCGGAGCACATCGCCGCCATGAGCAACGCCGTGGCCGGACTGCCGCCGCGCAAGCTGCCCGAACTGCCGGTTGCCTGTCGCCTCTCCGGCCTTGAGCCGTTAACCATCGGCGACGACAGCCTGTTTGTGAACGTGGGTGAGCGTACCAACGTCACCGGTTCCGCGAAGTTCAAACGCCTGATCAAAGAAGAGAAATACAGCGAAGCGCTGGACGTTGCCCGCCAGCAGGTGGAGAGCGGCGCGCAGATTATCGATATCAACATGGATGAGGGGATGCTCGACGCCGAAGCGGCGATGGTGCGTTTCCTCAACCTGATCGCCGGTGAGCCGGACATCGCCCGCGTGCCGATCATGATCGACTCCTCCAAATGGGAGGTGATCGAGAAGGGGCTGAAGTGCATTCAGGGTAAAGGCATCGTCAACTCCATCTCCATGAAAGAGGGCGTTGATACCTTTATTCATCACGCGAAGCAGGTCCGCCGCTACGGTGCCGCCGTGGTGGTCATGGCCTTTGACGAAGTGGGCCAGGCCGACACTCGCGCGCGTAAAATTGAGATTTGCCGCCGCGCGTACAAAATACTGACCGAAGAGGTAGGCTTCCCGCCGGAAGACATCATCTTTGACCCGAACATCTTCGCCGTGGCGACCGGCATCGAAGAGCACAACAACTACGCCCAGGACTTTATCGGCGCGTGCGAGGACATCAAGCGCGAGCTGCCGCATGCCCTCATCTCCGGCGGCGTGTCGAACGTCTCGTTCTCGTTCCGCGGCAACGACCCGGTGCGTGAAGCGATCCACGCCGTGTTCCTCTACTACGCCATCCGCAACGGGATGGACATGGGGATCGTTAACGCCGGACAGCTGGCGATTTACGACGACCTGCCCGCCGAGCTGCGCGACGCGGTGGAAGACGTGATCCTCAACCGCCGCGACGACGCCACGGAGCGGCTGCTTGACCTGGCAGAAAAATACCGCGGCAGCAAGTCGGATGACGCAGCCAACGTTCAGCAGGCCGAGTGGCGCGCCTGGGACGTGAAAAAACGTCTGGAATATTCGCTGGTAAAAGGCATCACCGAGTTTATCGAGCAGGACACCGAAGAGGCGCGTCAGCAGTCAGCCCGCCCGATTGAAGTGATCGAAGGGCCGCTGATGGACGGCATGAACGTGGTGGGCGATCTGTTCGGCGAGGGCAAAATGTTCCTGCCGCAGGTGGTGAAATCCGCGCGCGTGATGAAGCAGGCCGTGGCGTACCTGGAGCCGTTTATCGAAGCCAGCAAAGAGAAAGGCTCCAGCAACGGCAAAATGGTCATCGCCACCGTGAAGGGCGACGTGCACGACATCGGCAAGAACATCGTCGGCGTGGTGCTGCAGTGCAATAACTACGAGATTATCGACCTTGGCGTGATGGTCCCGGCGGATAAAATCCTCAAGACCGCGCGCGAAGTGAATGCCGACCTGATTGGCCTCTCCGGGCTGATCACCCCGTCGCTGGACGAGATGGTTAACGTGGCGAAGGAGATGGAGCGTCAGGGCTTCACCATTCCGCTGCTGATTGGCGGCGCGACCACCTCCAAGGCGCACACGGCGGTGAAAATCGAGCAGAACTACAGCGGGCCGACGGTCTACGTGCAGAACGCCTCGCGCACGGTGGGCGTGGTCTCCGCGCTGCTCTCTGACACCCAGCGCGACGAGTTTGTTGAGCGCACCCGCAAAGAGTACGAAACCGTTCGCATCCAGCACGGGCGCAAGAAACCGCGCACCCCGCCCGTTTCACTCCAGGCGGCGCGCGATAACGATCTGGCGTTTGACTGGTCGAGCTATACGCCGCCGGTCGCGCATCGCCTGGGCGTTCAGGAGGTCAGTGCCAGCATCGAAACGCTGCGTAACTACATCGACTGGACGCCGTTCTTTATGACCTGGTCGCTCGCGGGCAAATATCCGCGCATCCTGGAAGATGAGGTGGTGGGCGAGGAGGCGAAACGCCTGTTTAACGATGCCAACGACATGCTCGACAGGCTAAGCGCGGAGAAAACCCTCAACCCACGCGGCGTGGTGGGGCTGTTCCCGGCCAACCGCGTGGGCGACGACATCGAAATTTACCGCGATGAAACCCGCACTCACGTGCTGGCAGTCAGCCGCCATCTGCGCCAGCAAACCGAGAAAGTGGGCTTTGCCAACTACTGCCTGGCCGATTTTGTCGCGCCGAAGCTGAGCGGTAAAGCCGACTATATTGGCGCCTTTGCAGTAACCGGCGGTCTGGAAGAAGATGCGCTGGCGGACGCGTTCGAAGCGCAGCACGATGATTACAATAAAATCATGGTGAAAGCGATCGCCGACCGCCTGGCGGAAGCCTTCGCCGAGTACCTGCACGAGCGCGTGCGTAAGGTGCACTGGGGCTACGCGGCGAACGAAAACCTCAGCAACGAGGAGCTGATCCGCGAAAACTACCAGGGGATTCGTCCGGCGCCGGGCTACCCGGCCTGCCCGGAACACACCGAAAAGGGCACGATCTGGCAACTGCTGGACGTCGAAGCCCATACCGGGATGAAGCTCACCGAGTCGTACGCCATGTGGCCGGGCGCGTCCGTCTCCGGCTGGTACTTCAGCCACCCGGACAGCAAGTACTTCGCCGTGGCGCAGCTTCAGCGCGATCAGATTGAAGATTACGCCCTGCGCAAAGGCATGAGCGTGTCAGAAGTAGAGCGCTGGCTGGCACCGAATTTAGGCTACGACGCAGACTAA